The Brassica oleracea var. oleracea cultivar TO1000 chromosome C6, BOL, whole genome shotgun sequence genome includes a region encoding these proteins:
- the LOC106296411 gene encoding photosystem I reaction center subunit V, chloroplastic-like: MATSASALLTPSTFSTVISQKNPNSISFHGLRPLRLGGSSSSSLPKLSTTAGRRSSSAVVRAELSPSVVISLSTGLSLFLGRFVFFNFQRENVAKQVPEQNGKTHFEAGDDRAKEYVSLLKSNDPVGFNIVDVLAWGSIGHIVAYYVLATSSNGYDPSFFG; the protein is encoded by the coding sequence ATGGCGACAAGCGCATCTGCTTTGCTCACACCCTCAACTTTCTCCACTGTAATCTCCCAGAAAAACCCGAACTCCATCTCATTCCACGGCCTCCGTCCTCTCCGCCTCGGTGGCTCCTCCTCCTCCTCCTTACCCAAGCTATCCACCACCGCCGGAAGAAGATCTTCCTCCGCCGTCGTGAGAGCCGAGCTCAGCCCATCCGTCGTTATAAGCCTCAGCACTGGTCTCTCCCTCTTCCTTGGCCGGTTCGTCTTCTTCAACTTCCAGAGAGAGAATGTGGCCAAACAGGTTCCGGAGCAGAACGGCAAAACCCACTTCGAAGCCGGAGATGATCGTGCCAAGGAATACGTTAGCCTCTTGAAATCGAACGACCCTGTTGGATTCAACATCGTCGATGTTCTTGCTTGGGGTTCTATTGGTCACATCGTTGCTTACTATGTCTTGGCCACTTCTAGCAATGGCTACGATCCTAGCTTCTTTGGCTGA